The Fusarium poae strain DAOMC 252244 chromosome 2, whole genome shotgun sequence nucleotide sequence TGTCAATCACAAGCGCCTCAttcttctccaactgggCCATCATCGCCTTTacgagcttcttcttccaccgCGCGTTGAAGGCACAAGGTGATGAGATCTTCAGCCAGAGATATGCCTGGAGATCATTCGCCTGGCCTTCGTCGCCTGTCTACCTGATGCTAATTTGCGTGCTTTTGCTCGTATGCTTGTTCTACATGGCCATCAACCCCATCGTAAGAAACATGACCCTCTTGAACTGCTTGATAACACCAACTAACGTGGGATGAATAGAGTGGTACTGGGTTCACAGCCTACAACTTCTTCCAGAACCTAATTGGTTTGTTGATGATTGTGGTATTCACGCTAGGATATAAGGTCCTCATGCGTACCAAGTGGCAATCTGCTAAGACAGCCGATCTTCAAACTGGCCGAAATGAGCTTCGACCGGATGAAATTGAGTTCTTGGACAGTTACTATAGTCGCCCGTGGTGGCAGCGTCTTGGCACCTACCTGTCTCTATATTAAGGGGGGATGTGAAGCCCATCAGGTCGATGGAAGAGTGCTGGCAGAGACAAAGTCCGAAGCGTCCGCCTCGCGAAAGTATACCTCTTTTAAATGGGCGTTAAACTTGGGTTGTCAGGTTATGTACCAACCATCTGCAACAAATTAGTTCGCACCATAGGACTAGCTATAACCATATAGTACGAGTGATATCAATTTGAGTCATGGTTGGAGTTATGGTTGCACAGCCTTGCCTTTCCAAGGGATGTTACTCAGACAGCTGAATAGGCGAGCTTTATCGCAACCAATATGACGGCTATGAAGGTCCAGCGACATATATTGACTTTGGTTTGGCTTTGCTATGGTGGTAGTGATAACCACCGAGCGGCTCGGCATCACAGAAACAACAATATGTAGTACTTCTTGTATCTTCACAGCTCAGTGATTCAAACAGAGACTATCTTGTACATGCGCTAGTTTTCCTGACATATATCAGTGTGGAACTGTAGtgtaaaagtatatttataaatagagcATACCTCATAGAGGTTTGAGATCGAGGTCCAAGAACAAATAAATGGCATACATGTGCCTTGGAATGAGGTTCAACCCACTATCCTTTCTCAGATATTTGATAGGCATGCATTGAATCTTTGTAACTTACACCATTTACGCTTGTGCATCCTTAGCCCATGATTCCCATTCATAAGCTGCAAGCATGAACGGTCCCACGCCATTCTGTCCATTCTCAAGAGTCGGTTGGGCTACGTAATACTACCTCTCGTCAGTGTGATTTCCTGCTATAGGCACTGCACTTACTTCAAAAGTCACGTTTGAATTGAGTAGTCCGCACTCAGCGACAGTACTGTTGAGAATGGTGGGaccgtcttcgtcttcttcgatAAAGTTGGTGACAATGCTTGTGAAAGCGTCTCGTGCCATGTCAAGGTAATCACTGCGGTCCAGATATCCAAGGTCAATGGCCTTGAGCAGGCCCCATGTGAACATTGATGAGCCACTGCTCTCGACATAGTTACCCTCGCGCTCAGGATAAGGCTCGTTCATTACCTGCCACCAACTACCAGAAGCTGGGTCTCGAGACTCTTTTAGTCCAAGAGCAACAGATTCGAGATATCCAAGAATTTGGTCATGACCAACATGGCTAGTCGGGAAGAACTGCAAGACTTCGACAAGAGACATGAAATACCAGCCGAGGGCACGACCCCAGACGTTTGGTGCCCGGCCAGTTTTTGGATCAGCCCAAGAAGCTTTGCCGTCAACCCAGCCGTGGACATGGAGGCCTGTGGTCTTATTCACAGTATTTTCATGTATGAGCTCATATTGAAGCAAAATGTCATCCCAGGCAGTTTCATTGTCACGGTCGTATAGACTTGTCCACTTGGCATAGAAAGTGTCTGCCATGTATATACCGTCCAGCCACATCTGGTTTCGGAAGAATTGCTGGTGCCTAAAAGAAGTTTCAGACAACGAGAAACTGGTATAGTTTTGTTAGGTATCTTACCAAAAGCCACCAGATGGTGTACGGGGATACTTGTCAAGCATTCTTCTGATAGTGTTGGCTGCAGTCTTGTACTTTTCCTGTCCCGTCTCGTTGTATAGATAGAGATAATTGTGCCCCATTCGATACTCATCGAGGATGTATTTGGATGTATTGAGACCTTTAATAGTGCCGTTGTCAAGTACCACAGGGCCAGCGATCTGCCCAATGTACCAATCGAGGTATTTGTCGTCCCCAGAAAGCTCATAGGCTTTCTCAAACCCCAGGTAGAGCACTGCATCCTGATATCCACGGTCAGGTGCGACACCCTTTGCGATCATTGTGTCTGCCATTCGAGTCAAGTACGAAGACTCGATTTGAGCAGACGCAGCGGTCAAGAGGATGGCCCATGACATAAGTTTCATGATGACGGTGTTTAAAGGGTTTAATATCCCAACTGTAGAGGTTTGGGCTGCGCAGAGTCCCCCCAGGGGTCGAAACATACATGGCTTATATATGTGTCTACATATCACGTTGAATCAGCAATAACTAGCGGGGTTACAACATATCCTGTGAATAGCAGAGCGAATGCGACTTTGCACCTTGTGATGAATTTCGTTTCAAAAGGCCTTGTCTTGATGCCCTATTTGGTCACCAATGAGGGGAAATGGCACACATTCAGGTCGCACTGATCCTCGCCGTCCACCAATGAGCAGCGAACTGTTCCTTCATGCATGCAAGACATTTATTTATACGAGCAATCTTCATGTCGATCAGTGCTTGATAAGAGACGTGATAGGACATGATAATATTGATCAACTGATGTATCTTGCAGTGGATGTTGCTATGGTCCTCAATTGGGCCTGGTTAATAGCAACCCAAGCCACACATGAACCATTCATTCCCTTATGCAAGTCAAGTCAGGC carries:
- a CDS encoding hypothetical protein (SECRETED:SignalP(1-19)~CAZy:GH105), whose protein sequence is MKLMSWAILLTAASAQIESSYLTRMADTMIAKGVAPDRGYQDAVLYLGFEKAYELSGDDKYLDWYIGQIAGPVVLDNGTIKGLNTSKYILDEYRMGHNYLYLYNETGQEKYKTAANTIRRMLDKYPRTPSGGFWHQQFFRNQMWLDGIYMADTFYAKWTSLYDRDNETAWDDILLQYELIHENTVNKTTGLHVHGWVDGKASWADPKTGRAPNVWGRALGWYFMSLVEVLQFFPTSHVGHDQILGYLESVALGLKESRDPASGSWWQVMNEPYPEREGNYVESSGSSMFTWGLLKAIDLGYLDRSDYLDMARDAFTSIVTNFIEEDEDGPTILNSTVAECGLLNSNVTFEYYVAQPTLENGQNGVGPFMLAAYEWESWAKDAQA